One region of Acropora muricata isolate sample 2 chromosome 13, ASM3666990v1, whole genome shotgun sequence genomic DNA includes:
- the LOC136894824 gene encoding uncharacterized protein — translation MEFMTGGTILELVQRQKLFRAGAWPIIPEETCCPLVKDVLKGEEFLNNNGLVHGDIKADNILLDEHCTHAKLTDLGSAKNIRESGGSFDDTWKTGCLYLFMLNGKISPLFGVTGGGYQRQRSVNAEEYFPSQEKVKAKGETMELLKMFFGVNREYLPNATEILRVASVFQEN, via the exons ATGGAATTCATGACCG GAGGAACAATATTAGAACTTGTTCAAAGACAGAAACTTTTTAGAGCTGGTGCTTGGCCCATTATTCCTGAGGAAACATGCTGCCCCCTTGTCAAGGATGTACTTAAGGGCGAAGAATTCCTAAATAACAATGGGCTCGTGCACGGAGATATTAAAG CAGACAATATACTCCTGGATGAACATTGCACCCACGCCAAGCTGACGGACCTCGGATCGGCGAAAAACATTCGG GAGTCTGGCGGCTCGTTCGACGATACCTGGAAGACAGGTTGTCTTTATCTTTTCATGTTGAACGGCAAAATTTCGCCCCTTTTTGGTGTAACG GGCGGTGGTTATCAAAGACAGAGGTCAGTCAATGCTGAGGAATACTTTCCTTCGCAAGAAAAGGTGAAAGCAAAAGGAGAAACGATGGAATTGCTAAAGATGTTCTTCGGGGTTAATCGAGAATACCTGCCGAATGCAACGGAAATACTGCGCGTTGCATCTGTTTTCCAAGAGaattaa
- the LOC136894822 gene encoding uncharacterized protein yields MAEKHDIPQIVYCFGAILQGRGALIFMERMAGGTLEDYVKNKGSLPEETCVAFGKDLILAVKFAHEDVGIVHGDIHAGNVLLDEYPTYVKLVDFGSTQAIQEDRPRCFDDIWQIGCLLLFMLTGKISPLSDERDPDEHERLKAVKPEKHFPPQASKEMLELLNLIFGVGRKQLPSAAEILHDFATILKKIGTHSIYIGSAVPSRVHGRKHQFRKETSKHGLHKSILVTTGLLGGFLYLFYHYLYGKLIDIHDQ; encoded by the exons ATGGCGGAAAAACATGATATCCCACAAATAGTTTATTGCTTTGGGGCCATACTGCAAGGTCGAGGTGCCTTAATTTTTATGGAACGTATGGCag GCGGAACGCTGGAGGATTATGTTAAAAACAAAGGGTCACTTCCTGAAGAGACGTGCGTTGCCTTTGGCAAAGATTTAATTCTGGCCGTCAAATTCGCGCACGAGGACGTAGGGATCGTACACGGAGATATTCATG CAGGCAATGTCCTCCTTGATGAATATCCCACCTACGTTAAGCTCGTGGACTTTGGATCGACACAAGCGATTCAG GAAGATAGACCGCGCTGTTTCGATGATATCTGGCAAATAGGTTGTCTCCTGTTATTCATGTTGACTGGCAAAATTTCGCCCCTTTCTGATGAAAGG GACCCAGATGAACATGAAAGACTGAAGGCAGTCAAACCTGAGAAACACTTCCCTCCCCAAGCATCTAAGGAAATGCTTGAGTtgctgaatttaatttttgggGTTGGTCGAAAACAGCTGCCTAGTGCAGCGGAAATATTGCATGATTTTGCaactattttaaaaaaaattggcacGCACAGCATCTACATAGGTAGTGCTGTCCCCTCAAGAGTTCATGGTCGGAAACACCAGTTTAGGAAAGAAACAAGCAAGCACGGTTTACATAAGAGTATTCTTGTCACCACAGGGTTACTCGGAGGAtttctctatttgttttatcATTATCTTTATGGTAAACTCATCGATATTCATGATCAATAG